A window of Chrysoperla carnea chromosome 3, inChrCarn1.1, whole genome shotgun sequence genomic DNA:
TTACTCAAACTGTATCCAAAAATCAAGTGGTCTTGTCTACAAAATATCTTAATTTGACCAACTCTAGAATAAACTAGCATTCCTTCAATGGGAGTTAAGAcaatgcaaataaataaagcttTATCTTAACTTTCATTGAAGAAACGCTAGAACAGTCTATCAATAAAGATCTTTTTTTGAGTTCTTTAGTTTCAAAttctttatttctataaaatagcGTCGGTTGTTCGAGGCAGTTCCCCGACTCGAGCTATCGTTGTTAAATATAAACGTAGATAGATACATCTAAATCACCAGAATACATCACTACTAACATACTTGCTCAACCTTGAACTTCTTCATTGTTCTAATTGATggcctttttggagtttttccaaacattaaactgttaatatctcgaaaacgaagaagtttacgaaaaaatcacacaaagcctttttgacgttaaataacccATAGAATCaagagtaacttttacttgattcaaaaaaatgtcaattaacTGTTTCTTTGGAGGGAGGggagtatacaaaaattggaccaatagggtttctggcaagattcacaatattaatctataagcttttctgatcatgaatcaattgacaaaatgcggtactcatattttgtacactcaaccccatccagaGCCTGTTCTATACGGAAAATATTAAACTGCTACTTTTGATATACTATTTATCTTACAATctatatatggaaaaatttcaGACTttcttttgaagaaaaattttctaatattgaaCCGAAATTTTGGGaaagttaaatgaaaaaatacacaaagttaaaacttattatggaaattgttatttttaatataaagttagaATTTGGTcacgataattaaaatttgtacaaatatcaattttaaaactagaacCTGCCGTACATAATACTTTTGGTGTTTCTTGAACAATTGCTGAATAAATTGTACTCGATGAAGATGGTATTTCAGCGTACACATCACCACTATAactaaattgataaaaatacgGTGCAGTACCTCCAGCCATAATACGATCTTCATAGATATTTGTGACATGAATACCATTATCAGATAATGGGAAAATCGTTGCCACATCCAATGATCTTAAATGCCATAAGGAAAGTCGTGGTCCACCACCACAAACCTAAATAATCAAATCAGAGTTCAATCTCAACGAATTTTTATTGgaatgacaaaattaaaaaatataaaatgccaCTTGGTCGAAAAATATAACGTTAGAATAGTGTAGGTAGATCAATACCTGTCCAGTACATCACTAAGTCTAACAATTCAAATCGTTTTTAGATATTTCTGACAAAAAATTCCTTAATTCCTGCCGTTAAAAGCATTTTCTATCATCGATAATATCATAAATTCATAAACAACcattttattcaaagaaaattgCGCGAATGCGTGTTGGACGTTTGCAACATTCTAGTTTGATGCAAATTTACTCTGGTACAGTTTAATAGCGAAAACCACGGACCATTTTCTGATACTCGGAGTTCGATTAACTTAAtaccaatattaaattaaacttaccAACCAATCTTCGTTAACTGTAACAGTTCCAATCCATTTACCAAGATTTGGACGAGCTAACTTATCATTTTTATGAGGTACAATTTGACTGTGAGCGTTTTTCTCTCttaaatcccaaagtttcacATTACCATCTTCACTTGCCGAGACCATTTGATTACccctataaaagaaaaatgcaaaatagtTCTTCAAAGCATGATGTCATACaatgttttgtaatttaaccTACAATATATGTAGCCAATGAATAAAGTCTGTATGCCCAGTTAAAGTTCGCACAAGTTTACCATCCTCCAAACTGAAaacgtaaatattattatctccaCATCCAGCGTATAAATGATTCTTGGTTGGATCAAGTTTTAAGACATTCACATCAGTTTTTTCAAGAACATCACGATTCGTTGGTATTTGAATATTCCACGCTACTTTCGGTGTTTTCGATTCACCGGTAACAGCTTTCCAATCCCATCCATTGATTTCACCAATaccaccatttattaaaaacgaGTCGGTGGATAACAAACTACAAACTTGGTATGTTTTACTATCGAATTTCCATTTTGCTTTACGATATTGTATATCTTGTTCATCTGGCGGATCTATTATTTTATCCaaactaaaagaaaacaaaattgaaaaacattctTTCGATGACTTAAGTAGATTAACTTACTTGAAAACTGATATATTTCCTTGAATATCCCccgcaaacaaaaatttaccacATGGTGAAAATGCTTGGCATAATATTGTGTTATAATAATCTTTATCGataaccatttttaaatttatttttcgaaaattgatttaaaaagaaaacatttacaGGTTTGGCAGAATGGTAAACATTCTAAACACATGCGTAGATATTATTCTGTTGAACTTGTAGCATAATATTGATGGAGCTATTGAATATAGACTGAGGGgctcatataaaaaaatgccCATCTATGATCTTTGGTCTTCTCTTCCCAAGAGTAAATGTTATTCCAGAATGatgaacaaatatttattttttactttgaactAAAATACAAACCTATTTGTGGTCTGAGATTTGTTGTTTTCTTATTGCCGTTGATTTTAGCAGAGAAATTATGCCCATTATGCATATTGAaggcattttataattgaagaTAATGGATCACACTTAAATGCATTAATATGTGTATTAGGGGACTTAAATTATAGGTCTAATTGATTCTTGGACTCGAAAATGATTCTTTATGGTCTTATTATCAGTTAGTTGTAGCTTTAACGTCCTTTTGTTGAAAAGAAGACCACTAATGTCACATAATAATGAGTCAccgatttattatttgttacctacagaaccaattttgatacttatatttcattttgttattaattttagttttattacaatgttttaatcatttatgtattaatattacctatatttataaataaatctttaaaatccaggctatattattacattaatttatacaaacatTGCCGGAAAACTCAAATTAATAATGTCATGAAAcgatatacattttaaaatatatttctactaTGGATTAATGGTAAGGaatctggtagtctaaattggaactactgaaaaagcatTCCATTTCATtccagaatatttttattggcctttaaaaatggtaagaaCTAAGAACAAGTATTGTCGTCTGGAAGTGTGAGTTAGAACTACCGATATTGGGCccacattttgttttaattagtatgaattattatcgccagttggcgagttacaactcccagttatcaatcgACGCTGAATACGGCAACATCCCTTGCTTTACAAAGCGTAAATTAAGAtaggaataagtataaataatcgataaatatgtaattcgaagaattaaaaaaacgtttttagtTCATAGACAGACTTCAAAAAGTTTCCCTATCGAGTATTTGCTActcgttgttttttttattttacctatatCTAATTTCAGCTCTATGAtcgttttcataaattatttataaatatcgacATATCAAATCCGTAATTATTCACTTATTCGTTGATAGAACACTGTAATATAAGAAGATTTTAGTGATTATTTGACAGATAAATAAGTATTAAACTAAAAGCAATTAAcgtaaaatcataatttatttaattacaattaatattcataaaatgtaatataaaaacaagtgtttattcgtaattaaaatgtaaagttaaaaattatttgtatcctGAATTACAATCGGGTCGATAAATTGAGTTGCGCTCTCGACATCAACGACAAGCCtacgtttatttataattataacctaaataaaactcaattttcCTAGCTAATTATGTGTATACATATGTAAACAATTACCTTAAGATATTACAGTTTATTTACATTGAATTAATAATGTATAACGGAATTGGTTTACAAACACCCCGTGGTTCTGGTACAAATGGACATGTACAAAGAAACTGGGCACTGGTTCGTACGAGTAAGGATAAAGTGAAATATCGGACAGAGGAAGAAATTGCTGCTCTTGATGCTGTCGCAAATAAACAACCGAATCAAGAGATTCTTGATCATGAACGAAAACGTaaagttgaattaaaatgtattgagtttcaagaaattttagaaGAACAAGGGTAAGTAATTCATTTCGTATTTACTaggttgatttaattatttttaagcactACCAAACTTGTTTATTAAACTAAACTTTAAAACTCATggatattatgtaataattatcaATGTTTTTGGAGAGATTATGATTTTCACGGCTCCAAAATTTGAGCTTTTGACCCACTCCTACTtctatattttcaatgtttagGGTTTTTGATTTAGTTACCTGGGTTTTTGAGATTTTGCTTCTTGCTCGTTGATTGTAAATCTcattacattaaaatcgcatCAAATCGCGGTATCAATGAAATGACAATCGATGCACATAAAATAGCTGAGGCTATACGTACGTAAGTGGGTCTCTAGCGTGAATATAATATTTCCCTTtcctgtaatagtgtcccattttttaCCTCAAGGGCTAAAAGCTTCGGACCCCAACCAAGTccacaaactcaacccaaccaactcgtaatggTAATAACCAGCTTGCAGTAAATTTAATAGTCACGCTAAAGTTTTCAgataatttatcttaaaaagtaTTCACGCTGAAGACACGATTGTGTACGAATgtcttattgattttataagtaaaatgacaatttcaatataaattcatgtttaaaaattttggatatttccaTATAACATCATTTGGCTTAGATGAATAAAACGCTCTGCCTGGATAGCGAGAGACCCATTGTTCGAATTCCGGAGtgcaatgtaaattttttttcctacattatgctaaatttaattttgttaatggcTAGTCTTTACGCCATCAGTCGTTTACCCtactacaatttattatttttgtctatgTGTTGATAGAATTGCAGGGTTGCCTGTTCAAtcattaaatatgtaaattgaaCTAATgagacataattttaatttatgtaaatcttaatctttgaataaattatgcatcattatcaatttgtttacaaataaataataccaaCCATTAACGTGTTACTacaattgtttgaaattataaacgtttttttcaattaaaatcaacacaatttaaaaaaaatttcacattgtTTTTTTCCTggtcttattttataaaaaatacctcGTACAAGGaagtaatattcattttttttaataccttacatgtatatatgaaatatatatccaggtatactaattttagtctcaagtttataacgcttagaaatattgatgataataataaaattttagtataggtgttcatcgaatcacctaattagtccatttccgtttctCTGTCCGTCTATCCACCCgtgaacacgataattcaaaaacgaaaagagataccaagctgaatttttatatcgtgctcagggcgtaaaaagtgagtttttcgtaaatgtgcatcataggtcaattgggtcttgggtctctAGGTCCAATCTTATGAACCTTttgagatagatcaaaagtttaaatgtaaaaaaataaacaacttttgtttgaaacatcctTTCGTACACATTGttaacccgtgagggcgcaCAATAGGACAAAACtcggtgtccattttctctaaaactataaaagatagggagttgaaaatttgcaggttgcTTCAACttgtggtcttgtgaaacattctcgaacaacgaaaaaaaatctagaaaatacttatgaaaattttcgaaaaccaaaacaaattggCCGCCataattgcattaattttttcaacccttctaatttattaaaaataatgcaagcactgacatttaatattttctatacaggatttttcaacaattaattcaatcaattgtttgtttttacttgttttaaataaagtattcgTTTATTGTTTCCTAAAGTAGCTTTCCAGCcgaaacatataatttaaaattaacggaaataggtaaaaaataattttcagtgtTGTAAGAAtcaactaaaaataaacaaatgtaaCTTTTCCCCTCaatattgcttttttttgtGTACTAAACTACGAAATATCACGTGCCCTTAAACTCCACTTGAAGGACAAAATTTTGTAGTTATAACtacgaatataaataaataataatatagtccTTCCAGTTGGATCATTTCAATAACCTATAAAGTCtacttaattcaaaatttgtatttattaaaatctgatAGAAGCGTTGCTTGTTAtttatacacagggtataaaaataaaagccaTTTTTCAACATTTCAATAAGTTAAACTCGTAGACATTTCATAGATAAATATTGCTTACATAGttacattttctatacaatcaCACTTGTCATTCATATGAAATGGTTGGTTCTCtattacatatgtatatatcattcaacataatattttaagcttacaaataaatattcattttcatatgaaaaatagGTCATacgtattttataaaacttttctttaatatttccgttcataagtaattttatatctaaaattacTCAAAATGTAGAAACAAGATATGAATATTAactaacaaaaagtttttatcaattatttttaaaaacatcctTCCTTGTGTAAAATGAACCATTTAACTTTACCAATATATGATGATGAATTTGTAATTACAGTACAGGGtgtgtttttataaacttaaggGATGTTTACATTATCAAAGAAAGTTCTTTGTCGAATTAAATTGATGGAATTAGTACAATTTGAATAGCTATAGATGgcagtatattaaaaatataaaatcagttGGTTTTCTAATCAAATATTGGATCAAACCACTCAATAATCGTCCAATTtgttgataacaaaattttagcctaaagaaatttaaaacggCGCGGCGAGTATAAGTTCCAATTGGCTTTGAATCAAATATATGATCAAAACCATacaataatcgttaatttttttgtcttatattttcatcaaaataacgCATTTTTTGGAAACGGTTAAGGAAAAAATGAGGCGAGGTTAAGGAAAAAATGTCAAAGGAcaaaaaatgctaaaaataattcaaaatatgagATCCAGTAAAAGCCTGGTCTCGTAAAAGTCAGAGATGCACTTTTAATTTTCGACCTCCAAAGtcttatttattcaattatatattctaCATACAGTGTTGCgagattattttgtttaaaaagtggtaaatagcacaaaaataatacttaaaatcgctgaaataatttattattaaaatgaaaatatgcacCAAAGTGTGAAAAATGACGACTTTGCATGCATGCGTAAATTTATGCTACAATCTACTGAATgaattgtaaaacttttttcataactttCAACAGGATGGCTCTTGATTTTGTACTAAAACTTCTCCTACTTATCCTGTAGTTTATTAggcaatatctcgaaaactgtaCATTAAATAAGCGTGTTTttgcttaaataatttttattctttttatgatttatttggaTCCGGTAAATTGTGATTTAATCGATAAACTTTTGGATTTTCTACAGTAATTACTaaccaaaagtttttaatttacagtTCATTTATGTATTAGagtaatattttctaagaaattagtCTGTAATCGATTTGTACAATCGCTCCTCTTGTGAGATTTTTCACAATATCTCAGATAAATCGTGTAATCATCAAATGAAACcgctttttaggtcaaaattaacttatgtactgagttttatggaaatttgatagaattttttttgttttttttgctaTTAGTACTCACCTCTGAAAAACCGCAAATAACTTTTTGCTTAGAGAAACTTTAATctaaagattataaaaaattatgtttatttaacgGTTGGTCGAGTATTTTCTATAGAATTGCtcgattttttatataaagttctttattttcGAGAAATGAAccgttttcataaaaatgttatactTCTTAGATTtctgtaattttatttcatcacACTCATGAGTATTtcaaatatccaaaaaaattggaCTTGCAGCCCAATATCCTCAATATCCATCATTC
This region includes:
- the LOC123296097 gene encoding THO complex subunit 6 homolog, producing the protein MVIDKDYYNTILCQAFSPCGKFLFAGDIQGNISVFNLDKIIDPPDEQDIQYRKAKWKFDSKTYQVCSLLSTDSFLINGGIGEINGWDWKAVTGESKTPKVAWNIQIPTNRDVLEKTDVNVLKLDPTKNHLYAGCGDNNIYVFSLEDGKLVRTLTGHTDFIHWLHILGNQMVSASEDGNVKLWDLREKNAHSQIVPHKNDKLARPNLGKWIGTVTVNEDWLVCGGGPRLSLWHLRSLDVATIFPLSDNGIHVTNIYEDRIMAGGTAPYFYQFSYSGDVYAEIPSSSSTIYSAIVQETPKVLCTAGSSFKIDICTNFNYRDQILTLY